A genomic stretch from Budorcas taxicolor isolate Tak-1 chromosome 15, Takin1.1, whole genome shotgun sequence includes:
- the LOC128060410 gene encoding olfactory receptor 51F2-like codes for MSAFKNTTSSSIVFLLTGVPGLEAFHTWISIPFCFLYATALSGNSLVLFAIITQPSLHEPMYYFLSMLSTTDLGLFVSTLVTMLGIFWFNAREISFNACLSQMFFIQLFTVMESSVLLAMAFDRFVAISNPLRYASVLTDLKIAQIGVAVVTRGTLILTPVVVLLRRLSYCRSRVLHHSYCFHPDVMKLSCTDTRLNSAVGLTALITTAGVDSIFIILSYLLIIRTVFSIASSEERKKAFSTSISHLGAVAVFYIPLISLSFVHRFGKRAPPYVHTLIENAYLLIPPVMNPIIYSVKSKQIRRAVLKVLHTTATKK; via the coding sequence ATGTCAGCTTTCAAAAATACCACATCCTCTTCCATCGTTTTCCTGCTGACGGGTGTTCCCGGGCTGGAAGCCTTCCACACCTGGATCTCCATTCCCTTCTGCTTTCTCTATGCAACTGCTCTCTCAGGAAACAGCCTGGTTCTCTTTGCCATCATCACTCAGCCCAGCCTCCACGAGCCCATGTATTATTTCCTCTCCATGCTGTCCACCACTGACCTTGGCTTGTTTGTATCCACTCTGGTCACCATGCTGGGTATCTTCTGGTTCAATGCCAGGGAGATCAGCTTTAATGCCTGCTTGTCACAGATGTTTTTCATTCAACTTTTCACTGTCATGGAATCTTCAGTGTTGTTGGCCATGGCCTTTGATCGATTTGTGGCTATCTCCAATCCTCTTAGATATGCCAGTGTCTTAACTGATCTTAAAATAGCACAGATTGGAGTAGCAGTCGTCACCAGGGGGACCCTAATACTGACTCCTGTGGTGGTGCTTCTTAGGCGCTTGTCCTATTGCCGCAGCCGCGTGCTCCACCACTCCTACTGTTTCCACCCAGATGTGATGAAGCTCTCGTGCACAGACACCAGGCTCAACAGCGCGGTTGGTCTGACAGCCCTGATCACCACTGCTGGGGTGGACTCGATCTTCATTATCCTCTCTTATCTTTTGATTATCAGGACTGTCTTCAGCATAGCATCctcagaagagaggaagaaagcctTCAGCACAAGCATCTCTCATCTTGGGGCTGTTGCTGTATTCTATATTCCATTGATCAGCCTGTCTTTTGTTCACAGATTTGGGAAACGGGCCCCACCATATGTACATACTCTGATTGAAAATGCCTATCTGTTGATCCCCCCTGTAATGAACCCCATCATCTACAGTGTGAAGAGCAAACAGATACGCAGAGCTGTGCTAAAAGTTCTCCATACCACTGCAACaaagaagtag